Proteins encoded together in one Mus musculus strain C57BL/6J chromosome 16, GRCm38.p6 C57BL/6J window:
- the Rtp2 gene encoding receptor-transporting protein 2 yields the protein MSTSLTTCEWKKVFYEKMEVAKPADSWELIIDPTLKPNELGPGWKQYLEQHASGRFHCSWCWHTWQSANVVILFHMHLDRAQRVGSVRMRVFKQLCYQCGTSRLDESSMLEENIEGLVDNLITSLREQCYDEDGGQYRIHVASRPDSGLHRSEFCEACQEGIVHWKPSEKLLEEDAAYTDASKKKGQAGFISSFFSFRWCLFWGTLCLVIVYLQFFRGRSGFL from the exons ATGTCCACCAGCCTGACCACTTGTGAGTGGAAGAAGGTCTTCTACGAGAAGATGGAGGTGGCCAAGCCAGCGGACAGCTGGGAGCTCATCATAGACCCCACCCTCAAGCccaatgagctgggccctggcTGGAAGCAGTACCTGGAGCAACATGCCTCAGGCAG GTTCCACTGTTCCTGGTGTTGGCACACATGGCAATCTGCCAATGTCGTCATTCTCTTCCACATGCACCTGGACCGTGCCCAGCGTGTTGGCTCAGTGCGCATGCGCGTGTTCAAGCAGCTGTGCTATCAGTGCGGCACGTCGCGGCTGGACGAGTCCAGCATGCTGGAGGAGAATATCGAGGGCCTGGTGGACAACCTCATCACCAGTCTGCGCGAGCAGTGTTACGATGAGGATGGTGGCCAGTACCGCATCCACGTAGCCAGCCGGCCAGACAGCGGATTGCACCGCAGTGAGTTCTGCGAGGCCTGCCAGGAAGGCATCGTGCACTGGAAGCCCAGCGAAAAGCTGCTGGAGGAGGATGCCGCCTATACCGATGCCTCCAAGAAGAAGGGCCAGGCTGGTTTTATCTCCAGCTTCTTCTCATTTCGTTGGTGCCTGTTCTGGGGCACCCTCTGCCTGGTCATTGTCTACCTGCAGTTCTTCCGAGGCCGCTCTGGCTTCCTTTAG